Part of the Nitrospirota bacterium genome is shown below.
CAATCAGGTATTGATATGCGCCAAGCAGGAATGAACCGCTCCCACATGCAGGGTCAAGGATTTTTATCTTTTCTATCTGTCTCGGCGTCTTTCCCTCAATTAATTTACCAACAGTATTTTTAACGATATAATCAACGATATATTTTGGGGTGTAATAAACGCCTCCTGCCTTTCTGACTTCCGGCTTTTCCTCAACTTTAACCATCTGCGGCGTTACTCTAATCGTGCTTCCAAGATAGCGTTCATAGATACTGCCAAGAAGCTCAACGCCTATTGCGTCAAAACGGTAACGGCTTTTGGGGAAATAAAGGTTTTCAATAATTTCAGCCAAGAGACCAGAATCCACATCTGTCGTTTCACAGGCATGAGGTTTAAAAATATCTCCGTTTAAGTCATCGTTAATCTCATGAAAAAGGTCTGTCAGATGCGTCATTATTGATTTTCGTTTGCCTTCTTCTTTCCACTGAGCCGCAATTTCCCATAACTCTCTGTCAGGTCTGATCCTCCTGTCTTCGGCAATGCGGATAAAGATAATCCGGTCAAGAAGTCTCTGAACGACATCATTCAGCAGTTTTACGTCAAACTCCGGATTCCTCTTATGAATGTCTTTTGCAAGCCCTGCCCTCCAGATGGTGAGGTCTTCAAGAAATGATTTATCTGGCGGAATCCTGAGCCGTTTGCTTTTGGTGTCTTTGGGAGAAAGGGCTTCAAGAGAGCCTTGCTCCACTCTCTCTTTGGATAACTCCCACAGTTTCTCAAGATTTTCAGAATAGCCAGTGTATTTAAAATCAAAAATAAGCCCTTCATTTGGAAACTTCGGATTTGGCTTCAGAGAGGCGTCAAATAGTTTGAATTCTTCAAAATCTGTAAGGATTACAAAATAAACTTCTTTGGTAGACCATGCATAGATTTTTGCCTGAAGGATGTGTTTTACATCATCAAGCGCAAGTGAGGGGGCTTTTGCCTCCACAAAGAATTTGGTGGCGCCGTTTATGCGGAAATTATAATCCGGTCTGCCTGTTGTTTCAGGTGAAAGCTCAACAATAACGTCTCTTTCATGAGGAGGTTTCTGTGCCTTATTTTCTATATCCCACCCAAGCGCTTTGAAGAAAGGATTTATAAAATCAACCCTGACCTGCGCCTCGGGATAGCCTTTGGAAAGATAGTGGGGCTTGTCTTTCTCAAATTTTGATATTAAAGTTTGAAGTTTTTCTCTGAATGAATAAATATCAGACATGGTTTAATTTAACCGATTATTCTCTCGCAGGCTAAAGCCTGCGGCTACATACTAAGCTTTACTTTTTCTCTCCTTATACATTTTCACAAGATATTTCAGCTCTTCGCTTTTCATCAGGTGCATTATCAAAAAGTATACTGCAAGGCAGAGCACAATCACGCCCGCTAAAATGCCGGCCTTTCCAGCCGCCCTGCCGCCTTGCCTCCACATGTCTCCGCTTATCATCATCCAGCCTGCGGCTCCCATGACAAAAGACGCAAAAGAGATTTTTGCAAAAGACAGCATGATGTTCCTTGCGTCAACCCTTCCTAATTTCTTTCTTAATGCCATAAAAAGCAGTGCAAAATTCACCGTTGACGCCATGGCGTTTGCAAGCGCCAGCCCGCTGTGCTTCATCGGACCCAAAAGAAGCAGGCTCAGAACGACATTTGTTATCAGGGCAACGGCGGCTATCTTCACAGGGGTCTTTGTATCCTGCATGGAATAAAAACTTGCAGTAACAATCCTCACGCCCACTATCGCCCATATCCCGAGGGAATAAAAAAGCAGGGCCTCTGAGGTCCCGATGGTTGCGGCATATTCAAATCTGCCCCTCTGAAAAAGTATGTTCACTATCGGCTCTCTCAATGCAATCAGTCCGGCCATTGCAGGCACGGTCATGAAAAAGAGCATCCTAAGGGCAAATGAAAAATCGCTTCTCAGATTTTCAAAGTCGCCTTTGGCGGCATGCATGGAAAGGGTCGGAAGCACTGCCATGCCCATTGCAACGCCGAATATGCCTATCGGAAACTGTATCAGACGCATGGAATAATAAAGATACGTGATGCTTCCCTCGGCAAGATATGAGGCTAAGATGGTGCTTATGAAAATATTTATCTGCGCAACAGCCATGCCCATTGTTGCAGGCAGAACCAGCAGGGACATTTTTTTAAGTCCGGGATGTCTGAAGCTGAAATCCGGCTTAAGGCTGTAGCCGTTTTTAAAAAATGACGGCAATTGAAACGCAAATTGCACAAAGCCGCCCAATACCACGCCGATAGCAACTGCGATAATAGGCTGTTCAAGCCGCTGTACAAGCAGAAGCACTACTGCGATTGTCACCACATTGAGCAAGGCAGGCGCAAACGCAGGAATGAAAAAGACGCGTCTTGTGTTTAATGCGCCCATGACAAATGCGGCAAGGCTGATGAATAATAAAAATGGAAACATCAGCCGCGTAAGAAGCACTGTCAGTGAAAATTTCTCCGACATTTTTAAAAACCCCGGGGCAATGACCGCAACTATGGCAGGGGCAAAGATAATTCCCATAATACAGATTAAACCGACGAAGATAAAAATAAATGTGAAGGTAATCCTTACGAGTTTTTCCGCCTCCTTGGCCCCCTGTTTTGTCTGATGTTCTGTAAGCACGGGGATAAAGGCAGAGGACATAGAGCCTTCGGCAAAAAGTTCCCTGAGGAGGTTCGGTATTCTGAATGCAACAAAGAACGTATCCGAAAGACCGCCGGCTCCGAAAAATACAGCCAGAATCATATCCTTGATGTAGCCGAGTATCCGGCTGATAAGCGTGGCTATAGACATTAAGCCCGCAGCCTTTGTTACTTTTTTCTTTTCATCCATTGGCTTAATTTGAAATTAACATCTCTTATTTTTGTTCTTTGACTGCTGTCTTGTATTTTTCCCGCGCCATTTTAAAAATCGCAAAATACTCCTGTGTCCTGAAATCAGGATAGGTATAGGGCAGTGTCTGATAGTTTTTGCCTGAATAAATCAGCGTTGTCTCACCGTAGATGCCTTTGCCGAGATAGACCCTGTGGGAATAATCCTTTGTGGATACCAGCACGACTCTTGCGGAGTCAAGATAGCCGGGGTCCAGGTTTATCCTCCTGCCGCCCTTAAATCCCCCCTCACCCCCCTTTGGCAAAGGGGGGATGGGGGGATTATTTTCTTTGAGGTACTGTCTTTCAAGCTCACTTGTCTTTAATTTTATTTCCGCTATGGTTTCAGGGGATATCAGCTTCTCAAAGAAGATAAATTTTCTTTTTAAATCGCCGCCCATTTCTTTTGAATAATGATCAGTATATCCCCATTCCATGACAGGGCTTTCAAGGTCTATATTGCCATAGAGTTCTACGAGCTTTCTCCTGAGCGTGTCAAACATGCAAATCTCCGGAGAAATCATGCCTACAAAAAGCTTCACAGGCTGAGGAACAGATTCTGTTTTATTCATAAGCAGTTAAATAGCTTTTTATCTGCCAGTTATAAAATGACGGCATAAATAACAGATGTAATTATATCAAACCTTTAAAAAATAAGTGAAAAATTTGACAGGGTGTCATAAAAATAACACTTGACAGATTGATTGGTTTTTGATTGAATTGAATTAGTTTTTAAAAGGGTTTTAAATTGCAAAGGAGGTTTATAGGTATGGGGGAAGAAAAAAAGAAGATAGGGTTGGCAAATTTATGGAAAAATGAAGATTGGGTAGCAGTATGGCTTGGATTCCTCATAATTGTATTAATTCTCGCCTTTTATAACTGGAAGGTATTTGACCTCACCAAAATCAATGCAAATTTCAAATGGACTACTGACGGTCAGATTGCATCCCGCACTTCAAAATGGATTAATACCATAGACCCGCTTATAAAAGATGCAGAGGAAAAGCAGGAACTTGGTACTGTTGCAAGGTTACAGGCGCTTAAGGATGCATTGAATCAAAGAGACCGTTCAGCCATTTTGAAGGCAGCGGGAAAGGTTGAAAACATAGGAGGAATTCCCGGGGAACTGGGCAAGGAAATCTCTGACCGTTCAAAGGCTGAGCCGGCAAAAGCTTTCAAATGGGCTAATTTATTCATAGTAATTAAAATCGGAATAGCTTTTCTTGCCCTCTCAGTAATCGGGATAATACTACTTGGACGCTCTGTCGGCAAATATATCGTCGGTTTTCCCATTGTTTTTATCTTTGCATGGCTTTCACGATTCCTTGCAGGCAATGCATTGCCGACCGACTGGGGAATTGAATATGTCATTTTCGCATTAATTATCGGTCTTGCCATCAGCAACACCGTCGGTATTCCAGCATGGCTGAGAGAGGCAGTGCAAACAGAATACTATATCAAGACAGGGCTCGTCATCCTTGGCGCAGGATTGCTCTTCTTTGAAATAATCCAGGCAGGTGCGCTCGGCATCATACAGGCGCTTTTTGTTGTAGTTGTCGTCTGGTACAGTTGTTTCTGGCTCTGCAGAAAACTCAAGGTTGATGATGACTTTGGCGCAATGCTTTCCACTGCTGTTTCAATCTGCGGAGTCTCTGCAGCCATTGCGGCCTGCGGCGCAATAGAGGGCGACAAAAAGAAGCTCTCCTATGTCACCTCGCTTGTTCTCATAGTGGCAGTTCCAATGATGGTTCTTATGCCGTGGGCTGTTAAGGCATTTGGGATTCCTGACATTGTAGGCGGTGCATGGCTCGGCGGAACACTTGACACAAGCGGCTCTGTTGTAGCGGCAGGAGCGCTTATAAGCGAGCCGGCAATGAAGACCGGCGTCATAGTAAAGTTCTCACAAAATGCCCTAATAGGCGTTGCCGCATTTATCCTGTCTGTCTGGTGGACATTCAAAAAAGGTGCGGCAACAGGCGAAAGACCCACAGCGCGTATTATATGGGAAAGGTTTCCAAAATTTGTACTGGGATTTCTTATTGCATCAATTGTATTTTCTTTTCTTCTGAATCTTGATACGGTCAACGACACAAAAAAGGCGCTAAGTGAATTGAGAACATGGTGGTTTGCGCTTGCATTTGTCTCTATCGGGCTGGAGACGCGATTCCTTGATATGGCAAAGATGGAAGGCGGTCGCCCTGCGCTGGCGTTTATACTCGCACAGTCATTTAATGTTGTCTGGACGCTGATACTGGCTTATCTCCTTTTTGGCGGCGTCATCTTTGCAGTGCCTGATATACGGTAAAAAATAAATGCTTGTTACTCAGGCTTATGCCTGACTGTTATATATTTTAAAAATGAAAGGAGGTGACTATTATGAAGAGTGTGGTAAAAAAATGCGTTGTTATTGCGCTGTCAGTGATGTTTCTCGCAAGCGCAGGTTATGCTGCTGACGCTAAATATTCCGCGGACACCATTCAGAAGGTTGATGAATATAAGATCCTTAAAAGAGACAAGAAAGACATGCCGGAATCTCTTGCCGGCATTACAAATATAAAAGCGGAGGATTTAAAGTCATGGCTTGACCAGGGGAAAAAGTTTATTCTTCTTGATAACCGTCCTGCTGATGAATATGAGAAGGAGCATATTCCGGGCGCTATCAGGCTGAATTCGGATGATATTCTGGAAGACTCAAAACTGGCGGCACAACTCGGGCTTAAGAAGGATGATGTCATTGCCAACTACTGCAATGGGGTTAAATGCTGGAGGTCCCCCGCCACCTCGGTTATGCTGCATTCGTTAGGGTACAAAAACATCAACTGGTATCGTGACGGGCTTCCCGACTGGGCTAAGAAGGGTTATGCCACAACAGAGGGAAAAGAACCGGGCGCGTGGAAAAAATAAATCACTATATTCACAAGACCCCGCAGCAGCGCTCAAATTTAAATTCTTTGCGCTGTGGGGTCTTGTGTCAGCCATAACGGTTATTGCAAAATTATCTTTAGTATTACAAATGTTAAATGCTAAATCTGCATGCAAAGTTTGCTATGAATCTCTAAATTCTACCATCCCCTATGGTTTCAAAATTTTTAAAATAAGGTGAAATTTTGGATTTAGGTTCAATTGGTAAAATAAGTTTTGATATAAACTTCATCTATGGTTTTTTAAGTATTATAGTAATTGACCTTATCCTTGCCGGCGACAATGCCATAGTTATTGCAATGGCAGTAAGGTCTCTTCCGCCACAGCGGAGGAAAAAGGGGATTATCTTAGGGGCAGGCGCGGCCGTTTTACTCAGAATAATACTGACTTTTTTTGTTGCTCAACTCCTCCAGATAAATTATTTGAAACTTGCAGGCGGCGTGTTGATTTTGTGGATAGCTGTAAAGCTTTTTATGGAAGGAGTGCCTGAAGATAGCTCAAGGAAAGAGGCTAAAACACTGATGCAGGCAATGAAGCTAATAGTTGTTGCCGATATTACAATGTCCACTGACAATATGCTTGCAGTAGCCGGAGCTTCGCATGGCAATTTGTTCCTCCTTCTCTTCGGACTTAGTCTAAGCATTCCTTTTGTTGTCTTTACAAGTAATTTGCTTTCCATGCTAATGGACAAATACCCGATTATTATTTATTTTGGGGCAGCTATACTCGGGACGGTCGGGGGAGAGATGATGATTACAGACCCTGTTATTGTGAATTGGCTGAATCCGGGCAAGGCACTAATCTACTCTGCAGAGACTTTTTTTGCACTCGGCGTTATTGCCGCAGGAAAGCTGTGGATGAAATGGAATATTTCTAAAGAGGAGCAGAAAGAACAAATTCATGAAAATACATAATTATTACATCAGCAGACCTGCCTGCCCTGCCTACCGGCAGGTTTTGCAAATTACATGATAAGAAAAATTAACTCTGTGGATTAAGGAGAGGCTTATGGCTATACTAACCGTATCAAGAGAATTTGGAAGCGGCGGAAGGGAAATTGCCCAAGCCGCAGCTGCGCTTTTAAATTATGAATCTATTGACAAACAAAGGATTTTTTCCGACTTAAAGACTTCAGGCAATGAGTGGGGAAAATGGGGGGAGTATCTTGACGAGCACCTCCCTACCATATGGGAAAAATATGACTGGTCTTTTAAGGGATTTTCTGCGCTTATCCAGAGCCGCATTTTTAATTATGCCCTTAAAGATAAAATTGTGATTATCGGAAGAGGTGGAAATTTTTTGCTCAAAGACATTCCTGCTGCACTTAGAATCCGCATAGTTGCTCCTGTCGGCATGAGGATTGAAAGGGTTATGATGCGTGAGTCAGTTGACAGGGATACGGCACAGTGGCTTATAAAAAAAACGGATAATGAAAGAGCCTGTTTTATACACTCTATCTACGGCAAGAAATGGGATGATCCTACAGAATATGATAAGGTGTTTGACGCCGGCATGCAGAAAGAAGATGAAATAATAAATATCATCAGGACTATAGTGCGGGAGAAAGAAGCATCTGCAGCGGGATTTGAAATTCTCAGGATGCGGGCAGAGGCTGCAAAGATAAAGGCAGGGCTGTTTATTAATCCAAAATTCTTTATCCCGACATTAGATGTTTTTTATGATGGAAAAGTCATTGTCCTGCGCGGAGTCGTACATGGTCCGGGAGAACATAAAGCCGTAGAAGAAGAAGCAAAAAAGCTTGCTAAAGATTTGCCTGTCCGGTGCGAGCTTCATTACAGGGGATAACACATGGGAAAAAGAGAAATTATTTTGCGGTGAAACTACACGCCGAGCATTTTATGACATATCCTGCACTGCTCAGGAGCATCGGACAATAATTCTGCCGTCTGCCTTTTTATATTTTCGCCGTCTTTAAAATAGAAAAATATCTTCTCAAAATTTCTTTTTCTTTCTGTAAAGCAATCTCTGAATTCAGAATATTTCCTGGTCTCCCATACTGCATGAAAAGATTCCTTGAAAATATTGCCAAAGCTTAATGTTTCAAGGTGGTGTTCAAAGCCGCAGTATATCCTTTTAAATGGCGCTGAGACCGGCGGATATAGATACACACAGGGAGAAACATTGCCATCTACTGAAATATAGAGATTGCTTAGAGGGTTTTCGCTGCATACAGATACTTGAACAGGCGACAAAGACGGCATTCTGAGATTTATTTTTAACTCCTTAGCCTTTTTTTCCACCTCTTTCAGGAATTTGAGCCCTTGACTCTTATTTTCATTACATATAAACACCCTCTGGTTTTCCTGCCATTCATTCGTCACATGAATTATGTTTGTTAGAATTACTGTATTGATGCCGATTTCTTTTGCAAGTTTAATCAATAAAGGAACCTCTGATATATTATCCTTCAGCATAAGATAGACAATATGTAAATTCGGGCTCTTGAGCTTTCTATCTTTCTTAATCCCGTTAAAAGCCTGAATATTGTTAAGAAGGTCTTTAAAATCTGAATTTACTCTTATGTAATTATGAGTATCCGGTGTTGCGCCAGCCAGGGAAAAGCCGATAAAATCAGCGCCTGCATTAATAATTTCAGAGATATATTCCCTATTCAGCCCCTTTCCGCTTGTTACAAATCCTGCCTGAGCCCCGCCTTCTTTTACCAGTCTTATAGAGTCAAGGAGGTTTTTATAGAGCAACGGTTCACCCCATCCTGAAAGAACCACAAACTCTACATCTTTAAAATAGAGCCCAAGCCTTTTGAAATCATCAATGCCCATATCAGCTCCGTGCCAGTCTCCAAGTCCTGTCCTTATGCACATCCTGCATTTGAGAGGGCATCGTGTTGTAAGCTCAATCTGCCATGCTGAAAATGGCTTTCTTTTGCCTTTAAAGACTTGTTGGCAAATATCTTTATTCATAAGCGCAAGATATTTTTTCTGAAGTTTTTACGGCCGGCAGACTTTCACACACAAACCGCAGATGTACTGGCCTACGCTGTGCGCACTGGCAAAATATTTTAGTTTTTCAAGACAGGCTTTTTTATTCCAGTCTTTATGCGTTTCTTTAATTGCAGATACCGGGCATACCTCTATGCATTTCCTGCAATTGCCACAGTTTTGTGCGTCAGGGAATTCCTTGTAAATCCCCCCCAACCCCCCTTTTTCAAAGGGGGGCAATGGGGGGATTTTTTCAAAGGTTGGTGAGGGGGGATTGAGCGGCATATCTGTAAGGATTGTTGCAAGCCTTATTTTTGAGCCGAATTCAGTATGCACCAGTAGATTATTTCTTCCAATCCAGCCGATGCCTGCCCTTAACGCTATCATCTTATGGGAAAGATGGGCTGTCTGCTTTTCCCAGTCAACAATCTGGCTTGCAGGAATTGGAAGCGCCCTGTATCCCATTTGCTGAATTGAAAGCGTAAGTTTCAGCGCAGTCTGGTCAAGCAAAAGGTTTAGCATTTTATAATGATGGAGATAGTGGCGCGTGGGACCGGTTATGACGCCTTTAAGCACAGAATCAGAGACCTGAACTGCAAGCGAGATGCCGTAAGATAATCCCTCTGTCTGCTCAGGGGACAGGGCGTCAAAGTGCTGCCTTAAATCCTCTATATGCCCAACGCCAAAGGCAGATATGCCCTCTGAGAGGGCAAGGTTTTTTAATTCATCCTTCAACCTTCATCCCTCAACCTTTGCCTTAATTAAAGCCACTTCTCAATCAATGAAATAGACTCGGGCAAGTCCCATTGTCTTGGACCGACTATCTTTTCCCTGACTATGCCGTTTTTGTCTATTATGAAAGTCTCAGGGATGCCGGTAATGCCGTAATGCCTTGCAACCATATCCTCAGAGGTCATGAGGGATGGAAACGTAAGTCCGTTCTTTTGTACATATGCCATAGCATCTTTTGGGTCGTCTCTGTAAAGCATTCCTAACATCTGAAACGGCCTGCCCTGCATTGTTTTATTGAGGATTTCCTTGTACGGCGTCTCAGTATTGCATGACGGACACCATGAAGCCCAGAAGTTTACAAATACTACCTTGCCCCTAAGACCGGAGAGTTTCCATGTCTTGCCGTTCAGGTCTTGCAGTTCAAAATCAGGGGCAGGCGAGCCCACGGATGCAATCTCTATATTTTGGGATATATCGCCCGGTAGAAATCTAATGACTAAAAATCCGAGAATTATCAAAACAATAAGAATGATTCCTTTGTATTTCATTTAAGCCTCCATATTAAATAAAGATACACGATTCAGGATAGAAAATTTTTTCTCTTGCGTGTATCTTCAATCATGCATCATGAATCATGCTTCGATTTTAATAAACACACTGCCTGCGCCGCTATTCCCTCGCCCTTCCCGACAAATCCCATGCCTTCATTTGTCTTTGCCTTAATGTTTATCAGGCGGGAAGGGATGCCGCTTTTTGAAATTGCCGTTTTCATTTTATCAATGAAAGGCGCAAGCCTTGGTTTCTCTATCATAACAATTGTATCCAGCCATGACACTTTAAAACCCTTGCTCTTTGCAAGTTTTACGGCAATTGAAAGCAGTTTTACGCTTGATGCATCCTTCCATTTTTTATCAGTGTCAGGGAAGTGCAGGCCTATGTCTCCAATGCCGAGCGCTCCGATTATCGCATCAATTACTGCGTGGCAAAGCACATCAGCGTCAGAATGTCCGGATAAACCCTTGTTAAAGGGTATCTCTACCCCTCCAAGGATAAGTTTTCTCCCCTTAACAAGCCTGTGACTGTCATAACCAATGCCTATTCTCATAAAAAACTAATCAATTCATCAATTAGCATTTATAAATTATCATTTAAAAATTTGCAATGTTAAATTTTAATTGGAGATTTGCTTAATAGATACTCCACCATTCCCATATCCTCAGGCGTTGTAACCTTTATATTATACGGATGCCCAAGAATTATTTTTATCTTACCGCCTGTTTTTTCAACGAGCGCCGCATCGTCAGTGGCATAGAATCCGGTTTTTTGCGCCCTGTCATAAGCCTTTCTAAGCGCGCCGTAGCGGAAGACCTGCGGGGTCTGAATCGCCCGGAGTTTTTCCCGTTTTTTTGTGGACAAGATAATTCCGTCATCGCCGGCTTCTTTTATTGTATCCTTAACCGGGATGCCCGGTATAACGCCGTCAATACTTTTATTGCCCTGAATTTCAGACAACAATTTTTTTATAAGTTCTGCTGTGACAAAGGGCCTTGCCC
Proteins encoded:
- a CDS encoding N-6 DNA methylase, which encodes MSDIYSFREKLQTLISKFEKDKPHYLSKGYPEAQVRVDFINPFFKALGWDIENKAQKPPHERDVIVELSPETTGRPDYNFRINGATKFFVEAKAPSLALDDVKHILQAKIYAWSTKEVYFVILTDFEEFKLFDASLKPNPKFPNEGLIFDFKYTGYSENLEKLWELSKERVEQGSLEALSPKDTKSKRLRIPPDKSFLEDLTIWRAGLAKDIHKRNPEFDVKLLNDVVQRLLDRIIFIRIAEDRRIRPDRELWEIAAQWKEEGKRKSIMTHLTDLFHEINDDLNGDIFKPHACETTDVDSGLLAEIIENLYFPKSRYRFDAIGVELLGSIYERYLGSTIRVTPQMVKVEEKPEVRKAGGVYYTPKYIVDYIVKNTVGKLIEGKTPRQIEKIKILDPACGSGSFLLGAYQYLI
- the murJ gene encoding murein biosynthesis integral membrane protein MurJ; this encodes MDEKKKVTKAAGLMSIATLISRILGYIKDMILAVFFGAGGLSDTFFVAFRIPNLLRELFAEGSMSSAFIPVLTEHQTKQGAKEAEKLVRITFTFIFIFVGLICIMGIIFAPAIVAVIAPGFLKMSEKFSLTVLLTRLMFPFLLFISLAAFVMGALNTRRVFFIPAFAPALLNVVTIAVVLLLVQRLEQPIIAVAIGVVLGGFVQFAFQLPSFFKNGYSLKPDFSFRHPGLKKMSLLVLPATMGMAVAQINIFISTILASYLAEGSITYLYYSMRLIQFPIGIFGVAMGMAVLPTLSMHAAKGDFENLRSDFSFALRMLFFMTVPAMAGLIALREPIVNILFQRGRFEYAATIGTSEALLFYSLGIWAIVGVRIVTASFYSMQDTKTPVKIAAVALITNVVLSLLLLGPMKHSGLALANAMASTVNFALLFMALRKKLGRVDARNIMLSFAKISFASFVMGAAGWMMISGDMWRQGGRAAGKAGILAGVIVLCLAVYFLIMHLMKSEELKYLVKMYKERKSKA
- a CDS encoding DUF4416 family protein: MNKTESVPQPVKLFVGMISPEICMFDTLRRKLVELYGNIDLESPVMEWGYTDHYSKEMGGDLKRKFIFFEKLISPETIAEIKLKTSELERQYLKENNPPIPPLPKGGEGGFKGGRRINLDPGYLDSARVVLVSTKDYSHRVYLGKGIYGETTLIYSGKNYQTLPYTYPDFRTQEYFAIFKMAREKYKTAVKEQK
- a CDS encoding putative sulfate exporter family transporter, with translation MGEEKKKIGLANLWKNEDWVAVWLGFLIIVLILAFYNWKVFDLTKINANFKWTTDGQIASRTSKWINTIDPLIKDAEEKQELGTVARLQALKDALNQRDRSAILKAAGKVENIGGIPGELGKEISDRSKAEPAKAFKWANLFIVIKIGIAFLALSVIGIILLGRSVGKYIVGFPIVFIFAWLSRFLAGNALPTDWGIEYVIFALIIGLAISNTVGIPAWLREAVQTEYYIKTGLVILGAGLLFFEIIQAGALGIIQALFVVVVVWYSCFWLCRKLKVDDDFGAMLSTAVSICGVSAAIAACGAIEGDKKKLSYVTSLVLIVAVPMMVLMPWAVKAFGIPDIVGGAWLGGTLDTSGSVVAAGALISEPAMKTGVIVKFSQNALIGVAAFILSVWWTFKKGAATGERPTARIIWERFPKFVLGFLIASIVFSFLLNLDTVNDTKKALSELRTWWFALAFVSIGLETRFLDMAKMEGGRPALAFILAQSFNVVWTLILAYLLFGGVIFAVPDIR
- a CDS encoding TerC family protein yields the protein MLDLGSIGKISFDINFIYGFLSIIVIDLILAGDNAIVIAMAVRSLPPQRRKKGIILGAGAAVLLRIILTFFVAQLLQINYLKLAGGVLILWIAVKLFMEGVPEDSSRKEAKTLMQAMKLIVVADITMSTDNMLAVAGASHGNLFLLLFGLSLSIPFVVFTSNLLSMLMDKYPIIIYFGAAILGTVGGEMMITDPVIVNWLNPGKALIYSAETFFALGVIAAGKLWMKWNISKEEQKEQIHENT
- a CDS encoding cytidylate kinase-like family protein, whose product is MAILTVSREFGSGGREIAQAAAALLNYESIDKQRIFSDLKTSGNEWGKWGEYLDEHLPTIWEKYDWSFKGFSALIQSRIFNYALKDKIVIIGRGGNFLLKDIPAALRIRIVAPVGMRIERVMMRESVDRDTAQWLIKKTDNERACFIHSIYGKKWDDPTEYDKVFDAGMQKEDEIINIIRTIVREKEASAAGFEILRMRAEAAKIKAGLFINPKFFIPTLDVFYDGKVIVLRGVVHGPGEHKAVEEEAKKLAKDLPVRCELHYRG
- a CDS encoding radical SAM protein — translated: MNKDICQQVFKGKRKPFSAWQIELTTRCPLKCRMCIRTGLGDWHGADMGIDDFKRLGLYFKDVEFVVLSGWGEPLLYKNLLDSIRLVKEGGAQAGFVTSGKGLNREYISEIINAGADFIGFSLAGATPDTHNYIRVNSDFKDLLNNIQAFNGIKKDRKLKSPNLHIVYLMLKDNISEVPLLIKLAKEIGINTVILTNIIHVTNEWQENQRVFICNENKSQGLKFLKEVEKKAKELKINLRMPSLSPVQVSVCSENPLSNLYISVDGNVSPCVYLYPPVSAPFKRIYCGFEHHLETLSFGNIFKESFHAVWETRKYSEFRDCFTERKRNFEKIFFYFKDGENIKRQTAELLSDAPEQCRICHKMLGV
- a CDS encoding epoxyqueuosine reductase — encoded protein: MKDELKNLALSEGISAFGVGHIEDLRQHFDALSPEQTEGLSYGISLAVQVSDSVLKGVITGPTRHYLHHYKMLNLLLDQTALKLTLSIQQMGYRALPIPASQIVDWEKQTAHLSHKMIALRAGIGWIGRNNLLVHTEFGSKIRLATILTDMPLNPPSPTFEKIPPLPPFEKGGLGGIYKEFPDAQNCGNCRKCIEVCPVSAIKETHKDWNKKACLEKLKYFASAHSVGQYICGLCVKVCRP
- a CDS encoding TlpA family protein disulfide reductase, which produces MKYKGIILIVLIILGFLVIRFLPGDISQNIEIASVGSPAPDFELQDLNGKTWKLSGLRGKVVFVNFWASWCPSCNTETPYKEILNKTMQGRPFQMLGMLYRDDPKDAMAYVQKNGLTFPSLMTSEDMVARHYGITGIPETFIIDKNGIVREKIVGPRQWDLPESISLIEKWL
- a CDS encoding 2-C-methyl-D-erythritol 2,4-cyclodiphosphate synthase, coding for MRIGIGYDSHRLVKGRKLILGGVEIPFNKGLSGHSDADVLCHAVIDAIIGALGIGDIGLHFPDTDKKWKDASSVKLLSIAVKLAKSKGFKVSWLDTIVMIEKPRLAPFIDKMKTAISKSGIPSRLINIKAKTNEGMGFVGKGEGIAAQAVCLLKSKHDS